A stretch of DNA from Synechococcus sp. PROS-9-1:
GGCTGGCTGTTAGGTCGGCAGGATTTCAGGACGCCTTTGCAGCGACCTTTAGCTCCGATTCGTCAGTTGCAGAGGGCCGGGGTGTGTGTGGCCGTCGGCGGTGACAACGTGCAAGATCCATGGTTTCCGGCTGGCAACTTCGACCCCTTGGCTTTGATTGCCGCGAGCCTGGCTCAGGCTCAGCTGGCTCCCTGGGAACGCTTGGGTCTGTCGCCGTTCACAACCGCGGCAGCTCGATTGATGGAGATGGAGTGGGACGGGGTGATCCGGGTGGGTGCACCCGCTGATGCGATGCAGCTTCCTGTTCAAAGCTGGGCGGAAGCCTTGGCGGCCCCTCCGCAGCGTCGGCTGTTGGTGCGTGGGGTGTGGGTGCAGGATTGAAGCTGAGGATCACCTCAAGTCAGCCCTGAATCGCCATGGTCTTCGATGCTTTGCACAACGAGCTGGCAGCCATTGCCGATCTCCGCTTGCTGACGAGTCCAGCGGATTTGGATCGCTATTCCCGCGATGCCTACGACTACTCACCAGTGCTGCGAGAACAGCTCAGCCAATGCCGCGCTGATCTTGTTGTCAGTGCGGTTTCAGTGCCGGCGGTACAAGCGGTGGCCGCGGCGTGTCATCGCCATGGCGTACCGCTGACCTTGCGTGGAGCGGGAACGGGTAATTACGGCCAGAGCGTCCCATTGAAAGGGGGCGTAGTGCTCTTGATGGATGCGTTGCGCGAGGTGCGTTCCATTGATTCGGTGTCTGGTGTGGTGACCGTGGAATGCGGTTGCTTGATGCGCGACCTGGACCGCGCCTTGGCTGTTCATGGCAGGCAATTAAGGCTGTTCCCAAGTACATGGCGCAGTGCCACGATCGGTGGCTTTATCAGCGGCGGATCAGGGGGGATCGGTTCGGTGCGTTGGGGATTTTTGCGCGATCCGGGCCACCTCCTCGGCCTGGAGGTGGTGACGATGGAGGCCTCACCGCGGCTGTTGCAACTCGAGGCTGCGGAGGCGGAAGCCCTGAATCACGCCTATGGCACCAATGGCATCATCACGGCGCTCACGCTCTCCACGGCGGCGCGGGTGGCGTGGCAGGAAGTTGTTGTGGATTGTCCCGACTGGACGACGGCGGTGGGACTGGCCCAGCGCTGCGGTCAAGCAGCGGTTGAGTTGAACCTCTGTACCGTTTTGCAGTCGGCGATTGTGGATCGTCTCCCGTCGTGGAGTGGTCCCGCACGAGGGCAGCACCGACTGCTGTTGTTGGTGGCCCCCGATGGGGTGAGCACGATTGAACGCTTGGCGAGCTCTGTGAAGGCGGAAGTGCAGGTGCTCGGGCAAGAGGAGAACCATCAGGGCAATGGCCTCCGCGAGTTGAGCTGGAATCACACAACCCTGCATCTGCGTAATCACGATCCCAACTGGACCTATCTGCAGATGCTGCTGCCTCAGCCTGAACTGGTCTGCATGGAGGCGCTCCAGCAGCGCTGGGGCGCTGATCTCGTGTGGCATCTCGAGGCCGTGCGTCAGCAGGGGGCCTTTCGCTTGGCGGCTCTGCCGGTGGTCTATTGGAGAGGAGCGAAGGCTCTCCAAGACTTAATCGACGACTGTCGAGCCCAGGGAGCCTTTGTGTTTAACCCCCATGTGCTCACCGTTGAGGGAGGCGGCCTGGGAGTGATCGATGGCGATCAAGTGGCAGCAAAGCATCGCCACGATCCTGACGGTTTGCTCAACCCAGGAAAGCTGGGGGGATTTTCCGCGTGATCAGCAATCCAGGCTGTCGCGTGTTGCAATACCGCTTGTGGGATTCACGCCATCAGCGTCCTGACAAAGCCGGCGTTGATCTTCCCGATCCAACAGGGCATCACTGAAATCAGCCCCTTCGATGTCTGCACCGGCAAAGCTGCTTCCGGAAGCGATCACGCCGATGAGCAAGGCATCGCGTAGATCCGTTTTGGAGAAATCAGCGCGATCCATCAAGGCATCACTGAGGTCGGCGCCATGGAAATTTGCCCCAGAGAATTCTGCTTGGGTAAAGATCGTTCCTTGCAGGTTGGCGTCGCTGAAATCTGCGCCTTTTCCGGTCGCTCCAGCGAAGGACGTGTTGAAGAGGTTCTGGCCATGAAAATCACCACCGCTTTGGTTGGTCAGGGTGTAATCCACGCGCTCTTGGAACAAGGCTCGATCTTGGAGCCCCACACCGGTGGAGGTATCGAGAGCGATGACAGGGAATGACAGCGCTGTCATGACCGCCAGCAGAACCATCGCGAACAGGGAGCGCAGAATCTGGTTGCGCATGACGGATGCATTGAAAGCTGACCTCACTCTGCCGTTCGTGCACGCTGAATGGATCGTGGCTTAGCGACTGGCCATAGAGGATTGAGTGGAGCTCTTTATCCCTAGGGCTCTTTCAGAACTCCTTCTGCCAATAACGATCCAATCAAATACAAGGAGCCTGCAATCACAGGCGTTGGCTTCGGTTTGTCTGCATCGTTCTTGAACAGGCTGAGGAGAACGTCCTCAATGCTTGAGGCGCTCTTCAGTTGATGTGCATGCGTTGGGCAGATCTCGCTCAATTGATCGGCTGTCCAGCTCCCATGCCCTGGCACCGGAACGATCCAGGCTTCATCGTTTGGCTCCAACAAAATCCTGAGCATTTCCGGGGCTTGCTTGTGGGCCTGAATGCCAAGAATCCAGATCTGTTGTTGCCCTGACTGGTTCCAGCAACGACGCTCGAGCGCGAGCTGCTCAGCCGCATCAGGGTTGTGGGCTCCATCCACGCGCACAAACTGGTGGTTCCAGTGCAGTGTTTGAAGCCGTCCAGGCCAACGGGCCTGGGCCAGCCCTCGCTGGATCTGCTCCTCTGTGATCGAATTGCCAAGTGCATTCATCCGTCGTAACGCTGCACGGGCAACGGCTCCATTACGCCGTTGAAGATGTCCAGGTAGCCCTAGCTCCCATTCATCTGGGAGGGGCTCCACCCACTCCAACGTTGCGCCCATCTCTTGGCTGCGCGCTTCCAAGACCTTGGTCACCGCTTCGTGTTGAGGGGCACTGATCACATGGGCTCCAGGGCCGATCACCGCTGCTTTTTCGCCGCTGATGGCGGTTAAGGAGTGCCCGAGATGCTCGCAGTGATCCATTCCGATCGAGCCAATGGCGATGAGCGGTCGATAGGGATGGGCCGTTGTGGCATCCAGTCGCCCTCCAAGGCCTGCTTCTAGGACGAGCCAATCCAAGGCGTTGGCTTCAAAATGGACAAGGGCAGCGCTGATCAGCTGCTCGAACGGGGTCAGGTTGTGATCCCATGCCACCGGTTGGAGTTGTTTTAAACGTTGGCGCAGTTGAGCTAGCTCAATCTGCTGCTGGTTAACGCAAATCCGTTCACACCAACTGGTGAGATGGGGAGACGTGGTGAGGCCAGAGCGCAGACCTGCTGCCGTCAGCCCGCTGTGAATCATGCAAGCGATCGACCCTTTGCCATTGGTGCCGACCACCTGCACGGCGGGAACATCAGCACAGGGGTTGGCTAGATCGTTGAGAGCCGTCTGCATCCGTTCAAGCGATAGATCCATTCCCCGCTGCTCGAACGGCGAGAGCAAGTCCGCCAATTCATCGATGGGATCGGCTTTGGGATCGACCTTGGAGCGGGTCACGCGTTCAGCAGTTCCAGCGTGCGTTCAAGGCGGGAGAGCAGCTCTTTTACCTCTCGGCGATCGATCACTAAGGGAGGAACCATCCGCACCACTTTGGATCCGGCAGGAACGAGCAAGAGTTTTTGAGCTAGAGCTGCTTTGACAACGGCAGCAGCATTGAGATCGCAGTCCTCTCGAATGACCAAACCCTGCAATAACCCCCAACCTCGGGCGTCCTCAAGTTGTCCAGGAAAGCGTTGAATGAGCTGGTGGAGTCCAGCTCTTAATTGCTCACCCCGTTCGGTCACGTTGCGGAGCAGCTGTCTCCGTTCCAATTCGCGCGCGACGGTAAGACCAGCGCGACAAGCAAATGGGTTGCCGCCAAACGTACTGGCGTGATCTCCGGGGGTGAATAGGTCGGCATGTTGGGTTGTGAGAAGGGCACCGATCGCATGGCCACCACCGAGCCCTTTCGCCAGGGTGATCACATCCGGTTGGACATCCAGTTGCTCGTAGCCCCAGAGCCTGCCGCTGCGACCCATCCCCACTTGAACTTCGTCAAAGATCAACAGGATGTTGCGTTCATCGCAGTGGCGACGAATCGCACGGAACACATCGGGATCTCCCGGATTTACACCACCTTCGCCTTGGAGTGGTTCGATCAGCACAGCGCAAACCCGTGGACCATCGGCCTCTAGGCGATCTAAAAGCTGTTCAAAGCTATTGATGTCGTTGTAAGTGAAGGTCTCAAACCCCTCCACCATCGGCTCAAACCCCACGTGATAGCGAGGTTGTCCAGTGGCGCTCACCGCAGCAAGCGTGCGCCCATGGAAGCTTGCGGCTGCCGTCAAGATGACGGGCCGTTCGATCCCCCGCCGTTGATGGCCATGTTTGCGGGCCAATTTGATGGCCGCTTCATTGGCTTCCGCACCGGAATTGCAGAAGAACACACTGTCAGCGCAGCTGTTGGTTACGAGCCAACGGGCCAGCTCTTCCTGCTCAGGAATTTCATAGAGATTG
This window harbors:
- a CDS encoding FAD-binding oxidoreductase, translating into MVFDALHNELAAIADLRLLTSPADLDRYSRDAYDYSPVLREQLSQCRADLVVSAVSVPAVQAVAAACHRHGVPLTLRGAGTGNYGQSVPLKGGVVLLMDALREVRSIDSVSGVVTVECGCLMRDLDRALAVHGRQLRLFPSTWRSATIGGFISGGSGGIGSVRWGFLRDPGHLLGLEVVTMEASPRLLQLEAAEAEALNHAYGTNGIITALTLSTAARVAWQEVVVDCPDWTTAVGLAQRCGQAAVELNLCTVLQSAIVDRLPSWSGPARGQHRLLLLVAPDGVSTIERLASSVKAEVQVLGQEENHQGNGLRELSWNHTTLHLRNHDPNWTYLQMLLPQPELVCMEALQQRWGADLVWHLEAVRQQGAFRLAALPVVYWRGAKALQDLIDDCRAQGAFVFNPHVLTVEGGGLGVIDGDQVAAKHRHDPDGLLNPGKLGGFSA
- a CDS encoding pentapeptide repeat-containing protein, whose translation is MRNQILRSLFAMVLLAVMTALSFPVIALDTSTGVGLQDRALFQERVDYTLTNQSGGDFHGQNLFNTSFAGATGKGADFSDANLQGTIFTQAEFSGANFHGADLSDALMDRADFSKTDLRDALLIGVIASGSSFAGADIEGADFSDALLDREDQRRLCQDADGVNPTSGIATRDSLDC
- a CDS encoding folylpolyglutamate synthase/dihydrofolate synthase family protein, producing MDLSLERMQTALNDLANPCADVPAVQVVGTNGKGSIACMIHSGLTAAGLRSGLTTSPHLTSWCERICVNQQQIELAQLRQRLKQLQPVAWDHNLTPFEQLISAALVHFEANALDWLVLEAGLGGRLDATTAHPYRPLIAIGSIGMDHCEHLGHSLTAISGEKAAVIGPGAHVISAPQHEAVTKVLEARSQEMGATLEWVEPLPDEWELGLPGHLQRRNGAVARAALRRMNALGNSITEEQIQRGLAQARWPGRLQTLHWNHQFVRVDGAHNPDAAEQLALERRCWNQSGQQQIWILGIQAHKQAPEMLRILLEPNDEAWIVPVPGHGSWTADQLSEICPTHAHQLKSASSIEDVLLSLFKNDADKPKPTPVIAGSLYLIGSLLAEGVLKEP
- a CDS encoding aspartate aminotransferase family protein — its product is MVNTSPKTTGIKESSSTAVMGTYNRYPLTLVRGKGCWVRDHKGHRYLDAVAGIATCTLGHSNRALRRALKDQLSRLQHVSNLYEIPEQEELARWLVTNSCADSVFFCNSGAEANEAAIKLARKHGHQRRGIERPVILTAAASFHGRTLAAVSATGQPRYHVGFEPMVEGFETFTYNDINSFEQLLDRLEADGPRVCAVLIEPLQGEGGVNPGDPDVFRAIRRHCDERNILLIFDEVQVGMGRSGRLWGYEQLDVQPDVITLAKGLGGGHAIGALLTTQHADLFTPGDHASTFGGNPFACRAGLTVARELERRQLLRNVTERGEQLRAGLHQLIQRFPGQLEDARGWGLLQGLVIREDCDLNAAAVVKAALAQKLLLVPAGSKVVRMVPPLVIDRREVKELLSRLERTLELLNA